One Hordeum vulgare subsp. vulgare chromosome 4H, MorexV3_pseudomolecules_assembly, whole genome shotgun sequence DNA window includes the following coding sequences:
- the LOC123447933 gene encoding aspartic proteinase Asp1-like — MAPARWSPTAFLAVLLLLPPFAPSPARAATPGKSLSSASTAVFQLQGAVYPIGHYYVTMNIGDPAKPYFLDVDTGSDLTWLQCDAPCQSCNKVPHPWYKPTKNKIVPCAASLCTSLTPNKKCAVPQQCDYQIKYTDKASSLGVLIADNFTLSLRNSSTVRANLTFGCGYDQQVGKNGAVQAATDGLLGLGKGAVSLLSQLKQQGVTKNVLGHCFSTNGGGFLFFGDDIVPTSRVTWVPMARTTSGNYYSPGSGTLYFDRRSLGMKPMEVVFDSGSTYAYFAAEPYQATVSALKAGLSKSLKEVSDVSLPLCWKGQKVFKSVSEVKNDFKSLFLSFGKNSVMEIPPENYLIVTKYGNVCLGILDGTTAKLKFNIIGDITMQDQMIIYDNEKGQLGWIRGSCSRSSKSLMSSFP, encoded by the exons ATGGCGCCCGCCAGGTGGTCCCCGACCGCCTTCCTCGCAGTCCTCCTTCTCCTGCCCCCGTTCGCGCCCAGTCCAGCACGCGCGGCGACGCCGGGGAAGTCCCTGTCGTCCGCGTCCACCGCCGTGTTCCAGCTCCAGGGTGCCGTCTATCCCATCGG GCATTATTATGTCACCATGAACATCGGGGACCCGGCCAAGCCTTACTTCCTGGACGTCGACACCGGCAGCGACCTCACCTGGCTGCAGTGCGACGCCCCCTGCCAAAGCTGCAACAAG GTGCCGCACCCATGGTACAAGCCAACAAAGAACAAGATTGTTCCCTGTGCAGCTTCGCTCTGCACTAGTTTGACCCCTAACAAGAAATGTGCCGTACCACAGCAATGCGATTACCAGATCAAGTACACGGACAAGGCATCTTCACTTGGCGTGCTCATCGCCGACAACTTCACTCTGTCCCTGAGGAATTCATCCACTGTCCGTGCCAACCTCACCTTTGG CTGTGGATATGATCAGCAAGTGGGAAAGAATGGCGCAGTGCAGGCGGCGACGGACGGGCTGCTTGGGCTTGGGAAAGGAGCAGTTAGCCTGCTCTCGCAGCTCAAGCAGCAAGGGGTTACCAAGAATGTCCTTGGACATTGCTTCAGCACGAACGGAGGAGGCTTCCTCTTCTTCGGGGATGATATCGTACCCACCTCGCGTGTAACTTGGGTTCCCATGGCTCGTACCACATCTGG GAATTACTACTCACCTGGCTCAGGAACACTGTACTTCGATCGACGTTCACTAGGCATGAAGCCAATGGAGGTGGTATTTGACAGCGGTAGTACATATGCCTATTTTGCTGCCGAGCCATACCAAGCAACTGTTTCTGCG CTCAAAGCTGGTCTCAGCAAGTCACTTAAAGAAGTCTCAGACGTCAGTCTGCCTCTTTGCTGGAAAGGGCAGAAGGTATTCAAATCTGTGTCAGAGGTCAAGAACGATTTCAAGtcactgttcttgagctttggcaAGAATTCTGTCATGGAGATCCCTCCTGAAAACTACCTCATTGTCACT AAATATGGGAATGTGTGCTTAGGCATCCTTGATGGTACGACTGCTAAACTGAAATTCAACATAATTGGAG ACATCACAATGCAGGATCAGATGATAATTTATGACAATGAGAAAGGGCAGCTTGGATGGATCCGTGGATCATGCAGTAGAAGCTCTAAGTCTCTTATGTCTTCCTTTCCATGA
- the LOC123450290 gene encoding LOW QUALITY PROTEIN: uncharacterized protein LOC123450290 (The sequence of the model RefSeq protein was modified relative to this genomic sequence to represent the inferred CDS: substituted 2 bases at 2 genomic stop codons) — MCLVLLGSEGAGWAPGPSSFSWRVKLTTPSSYVTSCTNEGITIDLLCACPSLATPLPRALGGGRCSDPAPCGAAPGQLLPIDLMLGAAGNSVPPVAAPRAGAASSSVVFSPQRQHGPVAGVPFLSLLLPLRLSFSLFLSLFSLLDQETDPWRGQCSPVLGASPSWSEVAASPPTRDTIHAIPNQQVPSATLLPGLPRPPLNPMVAELXTPMXATPSSASVSDVRTHSTTSVRLLHEVILLPSGISGKMIISPDTITITAMLVLPLLPLMSRCLPHVKYQPLNNAMIT; from the exons ATGTGTTTAGTTTTATTAGGAAGTGAGGGAGCAGGATGGGCTCCTGGCCCATCTTCCTTCTCCTGGCGCGTCAAGCTCACCACTCCTTCTTCCTACGTCACCTCCTGTACGAACGAGGGGATCACCATTGATCTCCT ATGTGCGTGCCCGAGCCTCGCGACCCCGCTGCCTCGCGCTCTAGGCGGAGGCCGGTGCAGCGACCCCGCGCCGTGTGGAGCTGCTCCAGGTCAGCTCCTCCCGATTGATCTGATGCTTGGGGCGGCAGGCAACTCCGTGCCACCAGTAGCAGCACCACGCGCCGGAGCGGCGTCCTCCTCAGTTGTGTTCTCGCCGCAGCGGCAGCACGGCCCAGTTGCAGGTGTCCcgttcctctctcttctcctccctctccgtcTTTCCTTCTCCTTATTTCTCTCCCTCTTCTCTCTACTTGACCAGGAGACCGATCCATGGAGAGGCCAGTGCAGCCCCGTCCTTGGAGCTTCACCTTCGTGGTCGGAAGTTGCAGCCTCGCCTCCAACCAGGGACACCATCCATGCCATTCCCAACCAGCAAGTTCCCAGCGCCACTCTCCTTCCCGGTCTTCCTCGCCCGCCTCTGAATCCGATGGTCGCTGAACTTTGAACCCCGATGTGAGCAACCCCC agctccgcaagcgtgtcggatgtgaggacccattcgactacgtctgtTCGTCTGCTCCacgaagtcattcttcttccaagcgggatctcaggcaagatgatcatttccccagataccattactatcactgccatgctagttttaccgttgctaccgttgatgtctcgttgcctaccacatgttaaatatcagcctctcaacaatgccatgattacc